A section of the Deltaproteobacteria bacterium genome encodes:
- a CDS encoding tyrosine-type recombinase/integrase, protein MGLTKQGVEKARYEGRNNGAHYLWDDDFPGFGVRVFPSGRKSFVLAFRTDQGRKRFLTLGSFPALTVHEARALAKRNAAEVCTGRDPQFDKERRRDAATVADLVKTFMERHSKIHKRTWQKDERQFRCHVLPAWKARKVESITRADVAALHRKIGQGTPIEANRTLALVRKMFNLAHTWGLVDAGHPNPAAGIQMYRETKRDRWVTHEELPRLVAAIDAEANPYVRAALWLYILTGVRKSELLAARWDDVDFTRRELRIPDTKAGRPHVVPLSAQAVAIIGSLPRLDGNPHLFPGRVAGQSLVNISKPWRAIRKAAKLEDVRLHDLRRTVGSWLAMDGTSLLVIGKTLNQTTPSTTQVYARLSEDPVRAALERHAAQVEAVVKGSRADVLKHPTAKGA, encoded by the coding sequence GTGGGACTCACGAAGCAGGGCGTGGAAAAGGCGCGATACGAGGGGCGAAACAACGGCGCGCATTATCTGTGGGACGATGACTTCCCCGGTTTCGGCGTTCGCGTATTCCCGTCCGGTCGCAAGTCCTTCGTTCTCGCGTTTCGCACCGATCAAGGTCGAAAGCGATTCCTGACGCTCGGATCATTCCCCGCTCTCACCGTCCACGAAGCGCGGGCGCTCGCGAAGCGCAACGCGGCGGAAGTCTGTACCGGGCGCGATCCGCAATTCGACAAAGAGCGGCGGCGCGACGCGGCGACGGTCGCGGACCTCGTCAAGACGTTCATGGAACGGCACTCGAAGATCCACAAGCGGACGTGGCAAAAGGACGAGCGGCAATTCCGATGTCACGTTCTGCCCGCGTGGAAAGCCCGCAAGGTCGAATCCATCACGCGCGCCGATGTCGCGGCGCTGCATCGGAAGATCGGGCAGGGCACCCCAATAGAGGCGAACCGGACGCTCGCGCTCGTGCGCAAGATGTTCAACCTCGCTCACACATGGGGGCTCGTGGACGCGGGACACCCGAACCCGGCGGCGGGCATTCAGATGTACCGCGAAACGAAGCGCGACCGATGGGTGACGCACGAGGAACTCCCCCGGCTCGTGGCCGCAATCGACGCGGAGGCGAACCCCTACGTCCGCGCCGCGCTGTGGCTCTACATCCTGACCGGCGTTCGCAAGTCCGAACTGCTCGCGGCCCGATGGGATGATGTGGATTTCACGCGGCGCGAGCTGCGCATCCCCGACACGAAGGCGGGACGCCCGCACGTCGTCCCCCTGTCGGCGCAAGCCGTGGCGATCATCGGCTCGCTCCCCCGGCTCGACGGGAATCCGCACCTCTTCCCCGGTCGCGTCGCGGGGCAATCGCTCGTGAATATCAGCAAGCCGTGGCGCGCGATCCGCAAGGCCGCGAAGCTCGAAGACGTGCGTCTGCATGATCTTCGCCGCACGGTCGGCTCGTGGCTCGCGATGGACGGGACGAGTCTGCTCGTGATCGGCAAGACGCTCAATCAAACCACGCCGTCCACCACGCAGGTTTACGCGCGCCTGTCGGAAGACCCCGTGCGCGCCGCGCTGGAGCGCCACGCGGCGCAGGTCGAAGCCGTGGTGAAAGGGTCGCGCGCCGACGTGCTGAAACACCCGACCGCGAAGGGGGCGTGA